Proteins encoded in a region of the Herpetosiphon gulosus genome:
- a CDS encoding RHS repeat-associated core domain-containing protein, translating into MLNDGTATYTYDALGRLTSRTQGGTTSTHTYNGDGLLVASTTNGATTRFLWDTTASTAQLVGTQQASGTTWYVWSPMGGGTARVLYSLGPSGRRWLISDGIGSVRRTLSDSGTVIQARQWTPFGVEIGGTASAGLGYAGEWQDASGLVYLRARWYDPAASRFLSRDPWDGMISNPQTLNPYAYAHNQPTRFTDPSGRCLGPLMLFCIGAAVGAGMNFVSQFVQKGSLDAIDWTEVAVSGLVGGVSTQFPIVGAGIGILGSFLAMDAFMKNPNPVTGLNLSLSLFGACLGLGGLGGGGSGPALALAGGGVAPTAARVLTVNSAVQAGVAGMNLNVLMMNGGTSSGESQQNDLIIKKGEVNNYKEYEASAPNNPQLYAQGRIYNRDRILRLNFQTKGDDGSRYAGLRGKEQFHKIMQYFDGDFDIVRGSWVEKDNLAGFNNYLRSNPSASLEDAATNGTFTGQWLREYGYTNATILDAIVEGDEYSIVTVHFTK; encoded by the coding sequence GTGCTCAACGATGGCACCGCGACGTATACCTATGATGCCTTGGGTCGCCTAACCAGCCGCACGCAAGGCGGCACGACCAGCACCCATACCTATAATGGCGATGGCCTGCTGGTTGCCAGCACGACGAATGGCGCAACGACCCGATTCCTGTGGGATACCACGGCATCCACCGCCCAATTAGTCGGCACCCAGCAAGCGAGCGGCACGACGTGGTATGTCTGGTCGCCGATGGGCGGCGGGACGGCACGGGTGCTCTATAGCCTTGGGCCAAGTGGCCGTCGTTGGCTGATCAGTGATGGGATTGGATCGGTGCGCCGCACGCTGAGCGATAGCGGAACCGTGATCCAAGCGCGGCAGTGGACCCCGTTTGGGGTGGAAATCGGTGGCACCGCCAGTGCGGGACTGGGCTATGCGGGAGAATGGCAAGATGCCAGCGGCTTGGTCTATCTCCGTGCCCGCTGGTATGATCCGGCAGCGAGTCGATTCCTGAGCCGTGACCCGTGGGATGGGATGATCAGCAATCCCCAAACCCTCAATCCCTATGCCTATGCCCATAACCAACCCACCCGCTTTACCGATCCCAGTGGACGGTGTCTTGGCCCGCTAATGCTCTTCTGTATCGGTGCGGCGGTTGGGGCGGGGATGAATTTTGTCTCCCAATTTGTTCAGAAGGGGTCTCTTGATGCGATAGATTGGACAGAAGTGGCTGTTTCAGGGCTGGTTGGTGGCGTTTCGACGCAGTTCCCGATCGTGGGAGCAGGCATTGGTATTCTTGGCAGTTTCTTAGCCATGGATGCCTTTATGAAAAACCCAAATCCCGTCACCGGCTTGAATCTCTCCCTGAGTCTCTTTGGCGCATGTCTTGGGCTTGGGGGATTAGGTGGCGGCGGCAGTGGGCCAGCCTTGGCCTTGGCGGGCGGTGGGGTAGCCCCAACCGCAGCTCGCGTTCTAACTGTCAACTCAGCAGTTCAGGCTGGTGTGGCTGGGATGAATCTCAACGTCCTCATGATGAATGGTGGAACAAGTAGTGGCGAAAGCCAACAAAACGATCTTATAATAAAAAAAGGAGAAGTTAATAATTATAAGGAGTACGAGGCCTCTGCTCCTAATAATCCACAGCTATATGCGCAAGGACGCATCTATAATCGTGATCGAATACTTCGTTTGAACTTTCAAACAAAGGGCGATGATGGCTCTCGTTATGCTGGATTACGAGGGAAAGAACAATTTCATAAAATTATGCAATATTTCGATGGCGATTTCGATATAGTTCGTGGATCTTGGGTTGAAAAAGATAATCTTGCCGGATTTAATAATTATCTAAGATCAAACCCAAGTGCGAGTTTAGAAGATGCCGCAACTAATGGTACCTTTACCGGGCAATGGCTTCGAGAGTATGGATATACAAATGCTACAATTCTCGATGCTATTGTAGAAGGAGACGAATATAGCATCGTTACTGTTCATTTTACCAAATAA
- a CDS encoding recombinase family protein → MLVGYARISTDDQDLSLQRDALTAAGCEQIFEDRMGGATADRPGLHRMFQYVRAGDTIVVWRLDRLSRSLKDLIDVVTQLEHISVGLQSLQESLDTTSSSGKLIFHIFGALAEFERTLIRERTQAGLQAARARGRTGGHPKALTMEQQALAVRLYAEKQHTVAHICRLLGISKPTLYKYLAAYTASQSASQAERTAHE, encoded by the coding sequence ATGCTGGTTGGCTACGCCCGTATCTCAACCGATGATCAGGATCTGTCACTGCAACGCGATGCACTCACCGCTGCGGGGTGCGAACAAATCTTTGAAGATCGCATGGGCGGTGCAACCGCTGATCGTCCTGGTCTCCATCGAATGTTCCAGTATGTGCGAGCAGGCGATACGATCGTCGTCTGGCGCTTGGATCGACTCAGTCGATCGCTGAAGGATTTGATCGATGTCGTGACGCAGTTGGAGCATATCAGCGTTGGATTGCAGAGCCTCCAGGAGTCCCTCGACACGACCTCCAGTTCTGGCAAGCTGATCTTCCATATCTTTGGTGCCCTCGCTGAATTTGAGCGCACGCTGATTCGCGAACGAACGCAGGCAGGCCTCCAGGCTGCCCGTGCGCGCGGGCGCACGGGCGGGCACCCGAAAGCGCTCACCATGGAGCAACAGGCGCTCGCTGTACGCCTATATGCTGAAAAACAGCACACCGTCGCGCACATTTGCCGACTCCTGGGTATCTCGAAACCAACACTGTACAAATACCTGGCAGCCTATACAGCGTCCCAATCGGCGAGTCAAGCGGAGCGCACAGCGCATGAATGA